Below is a genomic region from Helicoverpa armigera isolate CAAS_96S chromosome 12, ASM3070526v1, whole genome shotgun sequence.
TCTGAAAGGTTCAGccgtaaaaaatgttttattgctaTATATCTACTGCTTACATTCCTGCttccgccagtggtttcacccaccTTTCATGGGAACTAAATACCTTCTTTATGCACCCGACTAAAAAGtaagctttcctcgataaaggCTATCGAAGACTGAGATAATTTTTCCAATCGGACTATCTATACGTATCTTACTTGACATTtagtatttcaaaataatatgttaaactAAACTAGTATTACCTCCTAAgttccttttaaaaataattgtaaagatTTTTTCAGATCAGACTCATCGTTCCTGAGACTACCGCTCTGTCAAGCTGGCTTTTGACTGGGATATGATATGGTATGTTACATCTTGAGATATTTATGGTTAAATATAATACGGTTgtattatgataaaatatttcgtcatacattttgaaaaaatatttacgttttttttgtatgctAATCTCAGCAACTATGGGTCTGATCTGAAAATATCCTTCAGTATTACCTTCATAGCTCAACTCTGCCCAGCTAggtattttattaggtactagcttttgcccgcgacttcgttcgcgtggaatagtggcatccggcagatttttggtttgaacaatagatggcgctgtatgtccggaataaattgtatttttttttgtaataaaaactatcctatgtccttctcctaactctaaactacctccctgccagttttcagctaaatcggttcagccgttcttgagtcaTAAGTgaagtaactaacacgactttcttttatataggtatatagacTACTACATATTAGTATAGTGTaacaaaggacgatgggcgttttggtaccctgtccaacagtgttgaatctagtaccattgcgtaggtcttggcaaggcaaaaaatgtttactatgacgactagtcccaaatacTTGTCCATTTCgtgtgacatcgactaatagaatgtgtaatgttcataaatcatcaacgtagatgtagttcttaaatccaactgtattgaataaaaactggtaaagtaacaaaaaaacaggaatttggccttcttagaatgtttgcctaccgattgctttaaaaaaagattgtgcaaacctttgcagttcacgcagaactagcgtatgtatttgatgaaagtctttcagtatttacaatcaattgaggttgaaaagtcaggagtcaatcttgctcctcaagaggtgctgagattatgatgaatttcttcttaaaaaaagatgactagaaatgttttgaacttttgtcaaatcagatgacgattgtgtttccgtagtatgactccatagactattacaacctttagattatgATAGAGTGTAcctcaaacaatgtaaaatgtctgttaactgagtttaaaattattacactgacgacatatgcctcttaatgtatttgcatatatggatgacatacttgtttctatgtcgattcaattttatcattacttggatcggacagctaattgaggcaagccccatagtttttattattcttcacgtaaatacctttttaATGATATATCATTCGTTACCGTTGGAGcaggtaccaaatcccatacaaagtgcccattgtcctttttatattattacatgAAATGTCAATTAAGGAACGTAGCTAATTGAAATTTCGAATACATATCTTTTGAACCTTGTTAATGTGACGATTAATGCTTGcattttagttattttgtcATCAACACGATTTCTGTCGAACGAGTCTGTTTTGTCCAACATTGTAGTAGTCAGCTAAAATACAAACAGTAAATCGGAAAACTTGGTAACGGTTTTACCATTCCTCTGAAGTTATCAAAATTTTGATTGGTTTGTTGGACACTTGTACTAAATTTGTAGGCAATAACAATTCAGATAGCAGGGCCAATTTCATAAGagttgttttcagaaaaatagGTGTTACTTCGATTgtctttgattttatatttgaatttaatgtcgatataataaataacttaaatatcgATCACGTCCTTCCCTATTacaggaaattatccttaattattgtaataaataataatttaaataggttAGTAAcgcattacattatttttatcttaggtatacgtacttatttttatacaggTTTAATTAGTTGCATTTGTCATGATAtatttaatgcatttttatgtaattaacaaACTTCCCTTAACGCTACCTAATTTTTAAAGGCAAAGTCAAAGGATTCATTTGCAAATGAatagttacataaatattgccTATTCTAAATTgtgccaaatattttttttccccaTTACTTACATTTACAATAGGGATTACCTACCcactaaatacatataattttataggtaatgtcattttatttttacgtacttaattattatgttctttCGATGAAATATTCAAAAGCTTTTGTTAATTAAACATCTTCTActgagctttttcccaactaaatatgttgggatcggcttccagtttaacggGATGCGGCCGAGTACgggtgttttacaaggaacgactgcctatctgacctccagtTATACGGagaacccaatatcccttggttagactgttgtcagacttattggttctgactacccgtaaagactgccaaggatgttcaacgacagctgggacctacagtttaacgtgcccttagaaacacagtcattggtatccaagatatacatatagaaagtacatacaaacttacaaaagttgcattggtatttgcctgaactggaatcgaacccgcggacacgtatttgagaggttggttctttaccactaggccaccacgctttttattttatttatacctataacTCTTCTTTATTCATACATAATATTGAAGAAGACAATATACGACGCTCTAAAATTTCGTTTATTCTTCacatgaaataattattataatattatacaagcTTAGTAGCTCTGCTATTGATTAATTTCATGTGCAAAATACGATGTAAAATTCCACAAGGTCGCTTGCAATGCAAAGTTGATAATCGGTAGGATTCTGTTGTCTTTGTAGATACGTTAAAACCTAGGTTAGTAATCTCCAGTCTTTGTTCAAATGTTAGCCATCAGAGACTTGCGTAATAACTACTGTCAAATTGTTTTGGTGGAATCCCGGTGGTATTCTGAACTTTTTGTTCGTCTGTTGCGAAGATAATTAACCCCACAGCACAACATTAGACACGCGATCCAAAATTATCATATCTTGTGTTGCTTCAGATACTAAGTTCCCAGAGCGATTTGATGTAAAACAGAAGTTCAATTCTAACTTTACGACAGTAGGTTATGCACCCGTAGGGTGTCATTCAAATGTATAAATTATGACACAAGTATTTCCCTAACAAGAGTTATGGTAATGTCCATGTTTAAACAATGTTAGTATTCGGTTCATTAGCTTGTTCATATTTTATCGGAGATCAGCATGTCTCTAAGATAAGACAGTACCCTACTTGCAGCAATGTAAATTGACTTGCAGTGAAATTATACGACCGGCGAGTATTTATCGTGGCACTTATCAGAACATTAAGTCAATAACGCCGTCCGTTGCCGCTTATCTGGGTGAAAGTTTTGCAAATTGGCTGGTGACCAAGCAGAACCAGTTCTAAGCCAAAATCGCAGCTTTTACCATAAAGCGGCCATATTATTTGCAAAGATCACGACATCCATGCAGTATCGATAGTATACGATCTCGTAAGTAGGTAGTACTAAACCCTAACACAAGGTTAATAAACTAACGCCTTCAAACATTGTTGTTGTAGGTTTTTGGCCTCTCCCACAAAGTTGTAAACTAAATGCCATATAGAGTTCTTCTCATAGACAAGAATAGATAGGTTAGTAAACTAGTGATTTTAGTTAGGCCAAAACCGAAATACCTATATCATTTGAATGCCTTTTTGATGCGTGAGTAAATACGTGCTACTTTTCTCAACTAAGATATAACATCGGTATTTGTGGTGTTTCttgattttgaataattttgataatagaacataaaacatttttcaacatATTGCGTGTTTTTATTGATAACATACATAGCGCCTGGCATAAAGTCACTACATGCCCTtagcgtgttttgttttttggacTCATACCACATATAGGTACCTCGTTATACATATGTCACGCATTGCCAATCTCTCAACAGTAGTGAGATGGATCATCTTATAATACGCTGGTAAATGTGTACAACAATAACATTCGTAATCTTACTGGTTTCAGTATTTAATTCCTACATTTTCCTTTATTGAGGTTTACATACTCTTATGTCATTTGCGGCAGTTATTCAAGTATCTAACAGTTTCCTTAACCGCCAGTTATAGAcgattcaaacaatcaaatgattaaaatattatttataaagcgTTTAATTTCGAAAGTCTAATTTACTTAAAGcagaagaaaaacattttctttatacaACATTTGCTTTATGCAAAGGGTATCTTTAGATACTTTTTGTAGATATTTGTAGTGCTCATATATTAAGGTTTTgactagttttgttttaaagacaAATTGAAAGTTAGGaaagtatattaaatatttttcaacgcTATTCCTATTGACGTATTTTTAGGCTCAGTCCTTGAGGCTGAACTGTGGCGAAGTATATTAGCGCCTGCGCGATCTAACACTGCAGCGTTTCGTCTAACAACGCCATGCGGTGTTTAATTTTCAAGTGACACATTCTCCCTAGAATCTAACTTCCAATCCCATTAAAATACCCCATACAACTTTACTGGGACTATTTCTAGTTATTTCCAAAATCCCTCTACTTCCCTTAAGGGAAGGCCGGCAAGGTACTTACGACTCCTATGGTCTTCCGAAGTGTCCATGGTGATCTGATTGCTTGGTCGCAATTGTTGAAATGTGCTGAAATATTTACCTTTTCTTGTCCacatagtacctatataaactcATCCAATTTACAGTAAAATCAAAGTAAGTTGGTTATCCATTTATATTCGCAATAGTGCTTCTAAATTATGTCtaatttcatttacataaaaaaaatattctaagttCATTCAAACTAAGGTTCGTTTAACATCGGattacaaataaacttaaagTTAGCGCACAACACATACTTACTTCATTTTGGTTTATGTAAAGGAAAAGTGTcaaggtaaaataaaacaattagtaCTTACTTTCATTTCCatagaaaatatttcctttttatttctttcttaatttGACTAGTACAGAGTAGATATAAAATAAGACACAGTCAGAGCTTAAATTAAAACCTTAATTTAGTATTGTTCCATATTGTCGAATGGGTCCTACATAGTAATACATTATAAGTTGATATCGGTTATTTCTTACGTTTTTTTGTAATGACAAGAGCAGCAGATCGGTAAGTCGACCTTGATTTTCTCAGTGCCATCGTTACCATCGTGCACAAGAAACTCCCATACGCTGTACTTCTGTTTACAAAATGGTTGTAAACCCAAAGGAACTTTGAATTCTGTAAAACAGACACTGCCCACTTcactgtaaataaaagaaatagggTTTAGTGcatagaaaaactaaaaataacaccATATTAGAGAAATCTCTGTTAAGGTGATAGCATCTTTGCATTAATGTTTTACCTAGAGTtcgaaaaatctataaaacTGAATTGCTCTGAGATTTCAGGCTTTTGTACTATATTTGTGAAGGAGGAGGCCCTTAGTCAGCTAATCAATTAAGTTCTGATAGTGCATCTTAGTGAGTCACAATATAGGATATCGTATAAGTACTTACTTGCAAGTCTCTAATCGGACCATCTGCACGTAATTCTCTTTAGGAGCTTGGACCACTGTACGCCAGTCGCCTTGTCGAGTTTTCACATTGTAGAGTGGTTCATactggaaaacaaacaaatatacgtTATGTACTTAATTGGAATTCAAGTAggtaattgtttaaaataactactgtattatttgtattcactatttcaataaattgtagTAGTTCATATTGTAATAGGTACTCTATAAAAAGTACAATGACACAATCTAGCCATGTCGCCTAAATGTATTTGGAAGTGAATCATCGACTTAAATAAGACAACTGATTCGCTCTACATACAAAAGTATCACGCGTGATGTGActtgtcaacgatttttttatgttatttacctaATAATACTTAAATGGGTTaagattatttgaaataaaacttcttaaatacacataatttaattttaaagttgctTGAGCTAATATTAGTGATGAGTCTTCTTAAGTATCATCACTATTATGTTAACGCCTCTTACTGTTTGTTTTGTACGTGGGgtatgtacctatctacatatttatcttTGGCTCGGTAGTAACTAGTAACCCGTCTAGTGACGAGTATAGAGGAAAACACCTCGGTAGCCTTGTCACGAGTTCCGCTTGGACGCACACCTGATTCGTTATGCAATGTTACCGTGTGTTCTCTTTACAATCTGCGTATAAGTTTATCATTATCAATATTAACGCTTTTTATGTGTTATTTAaatctggttcttcaaacctaatagacagacatgtgttgctggggactTTGATCTAATCGAGAGGTAGCCGAGCCATATTGTCTTAAAATTTAAACcggaaaatacattttgaagaaaTTTCCTGATCCCTAACTTCATTGtatcttattactttttttattaaataatttatttaccacGACGGTACTGTCGCAATTGTCCATGTCGTCGGGGTCTCCCTGGCGATCATCTGTCATCACGTAAGTGGGCTGGAATACCGGCTCCTGAAATTATTAGGAAAATGAACTTTAGTTCGTAATATGCTTAAATCAGACCATACTATAAACTCATCACAAATCATCAAAGAAGCATTACCTGTGTAGTTTCTtggctttttattttgatgaaacatcaATTTATATATGTGTTATTTATGATATGTCCTAAAGTAAATGAGTAGTTTGTTATAAGAAGGTACATAAGTTTTGGACACTCACCTTAAACTTGCCTTTGAATAGATTATTGAAAAGTTCTTCAGGATAATCATCAGGTTTGACAGTGCAGAAATTTTGGTTCTTGCACCTATCAGAAATGTTGGGGGTTCCATAGCGATTGCTCAAGTCTTGTATCGGTCCCGGGAAAACGATTGTTGAATAGTCGActtctacaaaaaatacaaatggtAATTAGCATTTTTTATATGAGACAGAGAAATGCTTATCATACTAATTGGAAATAAAGTAAAGGAAAGAAATGAAATTGATACTTTGTAACATCATACCATGCCCATCACACTCACACTCACAAACGGCGTGTGTTTATGATAAACATTCACATAACACAtttcttgttttttatatatttccttatgttTAATATTCGtcaataattaagaatatatCAGACTGTCGCAACTAGGATCCTCAAGACACAGGTTGTACCCTAATAGTGGTGTAGTTTATTGTACCTTTTTGATgaatacataattttgattcaaataagtttttataatgCAGTTATGGAGGTagctaaaatatgtattgatcTAGATGCAACATCCGTTGTGCTAAGCTAATTTTGCTTGAACTATTTCAGCTTGGGTCCATGTACCTATGGTATAATGACAACGAATCAAATGCgcaaacaaataggtacaatgCATGGAATTAAATTACATAGGTTATCGGGGTCACATCGCGTGCGCAGTATATTTATCAAATTGCCATCTGTGATGTCAGATGTATGTACCAGtgcattgtttatttatttttttaatgtattttttaatgtattttttaatgtaatgacTTAATTATATTTCCTGCCTAGGCCTTTTCCTAACTGcattgggttcggcttccagtcggaTGCAGCTGCGTtccctatctaacctcctcaactcagttacccgatTAACGCCTTGGTAAGGCTTGGTTGCtagaatttctggcttctgactatccgttacgtggtttca
It encodes:
- the LOC110384033 gene encoding uncharacterized protein LOC110384033 yields the protein MFLGFYLVFCALNSLHLTNGATTKKKVDYSTIVFPGPIQDLSNRYGTPNISDRCKNQNFCTVKPDDYPEELFNNLFKGKFKEPVFQPTYVMTDDRQGDPDDMDNCDSTVVYEPLYNVKTRQGDWRTVVQAPKENYVQMVRLETCNEVGSVCFTEFKVPLGLQPFCKQKYSVWEFLVHDGNDGTEKIKVDLPICCSCHYKKT